One genomic segment of Coffea arabica cultivar ET-39 chromosome 6e, Coffea Arabica ET-39 HiFi, whole genome shotgun sequence includes these proteins:
- the LOC140009931 gene encoding uncharacterized protein, protein MEVAQKLGIESLRVHSDSQLIVNQVLGNYEVKEEPLKKYVAKAHELRSLFKLFALEQISRSQNKRADALSKLASTSFGTLNKEVLVKVVKRRAYEQLDTTVIQVMNSWMDPIVRYLTTGELPSSKIEARKILLKSQRCVLPDGVLYRKSYLRPWLKCVTPEEGGYILRGLHEGICENHVGP, encoded by the coding sequence ATGGAAGTAGCTCAGAAATTGGGAATTGAATCGCTAAGGGTCCATAGCGACTCGCAACTGATAGTGAACCAAGTCCTAGGAAATTACGAAGTCAAGGAAGAGCCGCTGAAAAAATACGTCGCCAAGGCACATGAACTAAGGAGTCTGTTTAAACTGTTTGCACTCGAACAGATTTCTCGGAGTCAGAATAAAAGAGCCGATGCCCTTTCCAAGTTGGCATCCACCTCGTTTGGCACGCTGAACAAAGAAGTGTTGGTGAAGGTCGTCAAAAGGCGGGCATATGAACAGTTGGACACTACAGTGATTCAAGTGATGAACTCATGGATGGATCCTATTGTGCGGTACTTAACCACCGGGGAGCTCCCTTCAAGCAAAATAGAGGCTCGAAAAAttcttctcaagtcacagaggTGTGTGCTCCCGGATGGAGTACTGTATAGGAAATCCTACTTGCGTCCGTGGCTGAAGTGTGTGACACCGGAGGAAGGGGGCTATATCCTGCGTGGACTCCATGAGGGCATCTGCGAAAATCATGTTGGCCCGTGA